The Deltaproteobacteria bacterium sequence ACTTCCTGATGGCACCAGTTATAATTCTTATTTAATTCGTGGTTCTAAGCACACAGCGCTTATCGATACAGTTGATCCAGCAAAAACCGAAGTTATGCTTAGTCGCATAAAGAGTACTGGTATTGAGAAAATTGACTATATTATTGCTAATCATGCCGAGCAGGACCATTCTGGCTCAATACCTATAGTGATTGAGCAACATAAAGAAGCCAAGGTGGTAGTTACTGAGAAGTGTAAAGGGATGCTTTGTGATCTATTGCATATAGATGCTGAGCGTATGTTAGTTGTTAAAGATGGTGATACTATCGATCTTGGTGGCCTCACTCTTCAATTCATTCATTTCCCATGGGTGCATTGGCCCGAGACCATGTTAACGTGGTTGCCTGAGCGCGCAGTACTTTTTTCTTGCGATTTGTTTGGATCACATCTCGCCACAGGTGATTTATTTGCCGACAGCCAAGCTGATGTTTTATTGGGTGCCAAGCGTTATTATGCTGAAATAATGATGCCTTTTCGCAGCAATATTAATAAGCAACTTGCAAAAATAAATGATTTAGAAATTAGTTACATTGCACCAAGCCATGGACCAATTTTTAATATACCCAATTTTATTACTGATGCTTATCTTGATTGGGTAAGTTCGCCGCCACGTAATTTAGTTGTAGTGCCGTACATTTCAATGCATGACAGTACTCGTCAGATGGTTGAGTATTTTGTTGATGGCATGGCTCGACGCGGTATTTGTACTGAGCAAATTAATTTAGGCGACGGTGATATTGGTAAGCTAGCAATGCTTTTAGTAGATGCAGCTACAGTCGTAGTTGGTTCGCCTATGGTTCTTATGGGGGCGCATCCAAAAGTAGTATATGCGGCATATCTATTGAATATATTGAGACCTAAATTGCTGCATTTATCTATTCTTGGGTCATTTGGTTGGGGTGGTAAACTCGTCGAGCAACTTCTAGGAGTTATGCCAAATATCAAAGCCGAAGTGTTACCACCGGTATTATGCAAAGGCGCACCCAAAGCCGATGATTTCGCAGCGATAGATGCATTAGTGGCAGCTATTAGCGAACGTCATGCTGCATTATCAAATAAGCTAACACGAAAATCTTAAAAATTTACAAGAAATTGTTACTGATCGAATTTACTTTAGTGACTACTACAGCGGTTTCTTTACTTTTTTCATGATACTTATTAAGGGGTGTCCCTAATTAAATGCTGTTTTTTTAGTGCTACATGTTTGTATTTCTTGTTATATGTGTTGTTGTGTTAAGGTTAGACAACGCTGTAAATTTTGCAAGAAAGTAAAAGAGAAACGTTATGACAATGCGTGAATTAAAAGGGATGATTGTTCCAAATATTACGCCATTT is a genomic window containing:
- a CDS encoding FprA family A-type flavoprotein; the protein is MQLRDFKARKVTDDVMWVGAIDWDRRIFDELIPLPDGTSYNSYLIRGSKHTALIDTVDPAKTEVMLSRIKSTGIEKIDYIIANHAEQDHSGSIPIVIEQHKEAKVVVTEKCKGMLCDLLHIDAERMLVVKDGDTIDLGGLTLQFIHFPWVHWPETMLTWLPERAVLFSCDLFGSHLATGDLFADSQADVLLGAKRYYAEIMMPFRSNINKQLAKINDLEISYIAPSHGPIFNIPNFITDAYLDWVSSPPRNLVVVPYISMHDSTRQMVEYFVDGMARRGICTEQINLGDGDIGKLAMLLVDAATVVVGSPMVLMGAHPKVVYAAYLLNILRPKLLHLSILGSFGWGGKLVEQLLGVMPNIKAEVLPPVLCKGAPKADDFAAIDALVAAISERHAALSNKLTRKS